The Listeria monocytogenes genome window below encodes:
- a CDS encoding UDP-N-acetylglucosamine 1-carboxyvinyltransferase — MTDKLIIQGGKKLAGTLQVDGAKNSAVALIPAAILAESEVILEGLPDISDVHTLYNILEELGGTVRHDNKTAVIDPTDMISMPLPSGNVKKLRASYYLMGAMLGRFKKAVIGLPGGCYLGPRPIDQHIKGFEALGAKVTNEQGAIYLRADELKGARIYLDVVSVGATINIMLAAVRAKGKTVIENAAKEPEIIDVATLLTNMGAIIKGAGTDTIRITGVDHLHGCHHTIIPDRIEAGTFMVLAAASGKGVRIENVIPTHLEGIIAKLTEMGVPMDIEEDAIFVGEVEKVKKVDIKTYAYPGFPTDLQQPLTALLTRAEGSSVITDTIYPSRFKHIAEIERMGGKFKLEGRSAVISGPVQLQGSKVTATDLRAGAALVIAALLADGETEIHGVEHIERGYSKIIEKLSAIGANITRSSAAETKL, encoded by the coding sequence GTGACGGATAAATTGATTATTCAAGGCGGGAAAAAATTAGCTGGCACTTTGCAAGTAGATGGTGCAAAAAATAGTGCGGTGGCCTTGATTCCAGCTGCAATTTTGGCGGAGTCTGAAGTGATTTTAGAAGGTTTACCAGATATTTCGGATGTTCACACACTTTATAATATTTTAGAAGAACTTGGCGGCACGGTTCGCCATGATAATAAAACAGCAGTTATTGATCCAACAGATATGATTTCTATGCCACTTCCATCAGGAAATGTGAAGAAATTACGTGCTTCTTATTATTTAATGGGTGCAATGCTTGGTCGATTTAAAAAAGCGGTTATTGGACTTCCAGGCGGTTGTTACTTAGGGCCGCGTCCAATCGACCAACATATAAAAGGTTTTGAAGCATTAGGCGCAAAAGTAACGAACGAGCAAGGTGCGATTTATTTGCGTGCCGATGAATTAAAAGGCGCACGGATTTATCTAGATGTAGTAAGCGTTGGAGCGACCATTAATATCATGCTAGCAGCTGTTCGTGCAAAAGGAAAAACGGTTATCGAAAATGCAGCTAAAGAGCCAGAAATTATTGATGTTGCAACGCTTTTAACAAATATGGGAGCAATTATTAAAGGTGCAGGAACTGATACTATTCGAATTACTGGCGTAGATCATTTGCACGGTTGTCATCATACAATTATTCCAGACCGAATCGAAGCAGGGACATTCATGGTACTTGCAGCAGCATCTGGGAAGGGCGTACGAATCGAAAATGTCATCCCCACCCATTTAGAAGGAATCATTGCAAAGCTCACAGAAATGGGCGTTCCAATGGATATTGAAGAAGATGCCATTTTTGTTGGAGAAGTAGAAAAAGTGAAAAAAGTAGATATTAAAACTTACGCTTATCCAGGTTTCCCAACAGACTTACAGCAACCGTTAACTGCTCTTTTAACACGCGCAGAAGGTAGCAGTGTTATCACCGATACAATTTATCCAAGCCGTTTTAAACATATTGCGGAAATTGAACGAATGGGTGGCAAGTTCAAACTGGAAGGGCGTTCTGCTGTCATAAGTGGTCCTGTGCAACTTCAAGGTTCTAAAGTGACAGCGACAGATTTACGCGCCGGTGCAGCGCTTGTTATTGCAGCACTTTTAGCTGACGGAGAAACGGAAATTCACGGGGTGGAACATATCGAACGTGGTTACAGTAAAATTATTGAAAAATTATCTGCTATTGGCGCAAACATTACTCGTAGTAGCGCAGCAGAAACAAAATTATAA
- a CDS encoding TIGR00374 family protein, with protein sequence MSGGAKKNLFNIAIVLAISIGFIIWQFQGVDISTFFASMLKVNPWWLLAAFAAMFIYWFLEAVVLQTASKPANKGQRFFSSFRITMIGQFFNTITPMATGGQPAQLVMLTKQGMDAGRGSSVLLVKFIIYQAMVVLNFLVILIFGIHYLMTGVTQLKFLVLLGFGVHVLVIVALILVGRSQKFTTKLVHILLIPTRLFMKKEKAANLRNTLDEKIITFHEESSRIGKDWKLIVRCCFYTTLQLWIYFSIPFFILQAIGVTGIGLYMAITYHAFIIMFATVMPTPGGAGGAEYTFTLLFGMLLGPAKLLMALVLWRIITYYSCIVFGAGALLIKDTASKKIKPRIEALAKAPAKNIPQ encoded by the coding sequence GTGAGTGGAGGCGCAAAGAAAAACCTGTTTAATATTGCGATTGTATTAGCTATTAGCATCGGTTTCATTATCTGGCAATTTCAAGGCGTAGATATCTCCACTTTTTTTGCTTCGATGTTAAAAGTGAATCCTTGGTGGCTCTTGGCAGCATTTGCTGCGATGTTTATTTATTGGTTTTTGGAAGCTGTGGTGCTGCAAACTGCATCGAAACCAGCCAATAAAGGTCAACGTTTTTTTTCGTCGTTTCGAATTACGATGATTGGTCAGTTTTTTAATACGATTACTCCAATGGCGACTGGCGGACAGCCCGCGCAACTCGTTATGTTGACGAAACAAGGCATGGATGCGGGACGCGGTAGTTCGGTTTTGCTTGTGAAATTTATTATTTATCAAGCGATGGTCGTGCTAAACTTTTTAGTTATTTTGATTTTTGGTATTCATTATTTAATGACTGGCGTGACGCAACTGAAATTCCTTGTTTTACTCGGTTTTGGTGTACATGTCCTTGTCATTGTTGCGCTTATTTTAGTAGGAAGAAGCCAAAAATTCACGACAAAACTAGTGCACATATTACTTATACCAACACGCCTATTTATGAAAAAGGAAAAAGCAGCTAATTTAAGAAACACATTAGATGAAAAAATTATTACTTTCCATGAAGAAAGCAGCCGAATTGGTAAAGACTGGAAATTGATTGTTCGTTGTTGTTTTTATACTACATTGCAACTTTGGATTTACTTTTCGATTCCGTTCTTTATTTTACAGGCGATTGGCGTGACTGGGATTGGCCTTTATATGGCGATTACGTATCATGCGTTTATTATTATGTTTGCAACGGTCATGCCAACTCCGGGAGGGGCTGGGGGAGCTGAGTATACTTTCACCTTGTTATTCGGTATGTTACTCGGTCCAGCAAAACTCCTAATGGCACTTGTTTTATGGCGGATTATTACTTATTATAGCTGCATCGTTTTCGGCGCGGGCGCTTTATTAATAAAAGATACTGCTTCGAAAAAAATTAAACCGCGTATTGAAGCACTCGCAAAAGCACCAGCAAAAAATATACCACAATGA
- a CDS encoding glycosyltransferase family 4 protein: MIKLTMLSSAEKVKGQGVASAYRELVNLLEERYKNEMDMKINSFEKADITHYHTVDFRFFLSTFFKKKRGVRVGYVHFLPETMEGSLKLPWIARVVFYKYLIGFYKRMDEIVVVNPSFIPKLTAYNIPKEKIHYIPNFVSKKSFFPISKGEKGLARTKYDIPADKFTVIGIGQVQHRKGVLDFIEVAKKLPNVQFVWAGGFSFGKITSGYEELKKIYDNPPSNVKFIGIVDRSEMNACINMADVFFMPSYNELFPMAILEAMSCDVPILLRNLDLYEEILDGYYVKEVDNPGFIRAIERLENDPDYYNEMLQASKRGATYYSEDRLAEIWLDFYQGLLTKE, translated from the coding sequence GTGATTAAGTTGACAATGCTATCTTCGGCAGAAAAAGTAAAAGGTCAGGGTGTAGCATCAGCTTACCGCGAACTTGTGAATTTGCTAGAAGAACGATATAAGAATGAAATGGATATGAAGATTAATAGTTTTGAGAAAGCGGATATCACGCATTACCATACCGTTGATTTCCGTTTTTTTCTTTCGACTTTTTTTAAGAAGAAACGAGGCGTTCGAGTTGGATATGTCCATTTTTTGCCCGAAACAATGGAAGGGAGCCTCAAATTACCTTGGATTGCTCGCGTGGTTTTCTATAAATATTTGATTGGTTTTTACAAACGAATGGATGAGATTGTTGTTGTAAACCCATCATTTATTCCGAAACTTACAGCTTATAATATTCCAAAAGAAAAAATTCATTACATTCCGAATTTCGTTTCCAAAAAGAGCTTTTTCCCTATTTCGAAAGGAGAAAAAGGACTTGCTCGGACGAAATATGACATTCCAGCGGATAAATTTACCGTGATTGGAATTGGTCAAGTGCAACATCGTAAAGGTGTGCTTGATTTTATCGAAGTAGCCAAAAAACTTCCTAATGTTCAATTTGTTTGGGCAGGCGGATTTTCTTTTGGGAAAATTACTTCGGGTTACGAGGAATTGAAAAAAATTTATGACAATCCACCGAGTAACGTGAAATTTATTGGCATTGTGGATCGTTCAGAAATGAATGCATGTATCAATATGGCGGATGTGTTCTTTATGCCTTCTTACAATGAGCTATTTCCGATGGCGATTTTGGAAGCGATGAGTTGTGATGTTCCGATATTATTACGAAATTTAGATCTGTACGAAGAAATTTTAGATGGTTACTACGTGAAAGAAGTGGACAACCCTGGATTTATTCGGGCTATTGAACGTTTAGAAAATGATCCAGATTATTATAATGAAATGTTACAAGCTTCAAAACGAGGAGCAACTTATTATTCGGAGGACCGACTAGCTGAAATATGGTTGGACTTTTATCAAGGATTATTAACGAAGGAGTGA
- a CDS encoding glycosyltransferase family 4 protein gives MNIGIFTDTYSPQISGVATSIMIMENELRKQGHTVYIFTTTDPNADRESEEGRVFRLPSIPFVFFPERRVAIAGMNKFIKLVGRLDLDIIHTHTEFSLGLLGKRIAKKYHIPSIHTYHTMYVDYLHYIAKGKILTPTMVGKMTKSFCDSYDAIITPTAKVRHHLEEQGIHKLMYTVPTGTDISSFAPVEKQRILDLKKSLGIGESDPVILSLGRIAHEKNIDAIINAMPEVLQTKTTAKLVIVGDGPVRKDLEKLVEEKQLADHVIFTGAVDWENISLYYQLGDLFVSASTTETQGLTYAEAMAASLPVVAKRDESIEGFLSDRETAFLFDEDSELASLLINILSDKNTATLVATNGRVKVESISADQFGINIESTYNEVREIYRVKRQNGTIKVKPTLIKSKIASQVFSLSSSTHVQRKERSSRRD, from the coding sequence ATGAATATAGGGATTTTTACGGATACCTACAGTCCGCAAATTAGCGGTGTAGCTACATCGATAATGATTATGGAAAACGAACTAAGAAAACAAGGGCACACTGTATATATTTTTACAACAACTGACCCAAACGCTGATAGAGAGAGCGAAGAGGGCCGTGTGTTTCGTTTACCAAGTATTCCGTTCGTCTTTTTTCCAGAACGTCGCGTAGCAATTGCTGGAATGAATAAGTTTATTAAGCTAGTAGGTCGCTTGGACTTAGATATAATTCACACACATACGGAGTTTTCATTAGGTCTTTTAGGTAAGCGAATTGCTAAAAAATATCATATTCCTTCTATCCATACCTACCACACAATGTATGTCGATTACTTGCATTATATTGCGAAAGGTAAAATTTTAACACCTACTATGGTGGGGAAAATGACAAAATCTTTTTGTGATAGCTATGACGCTATAATCACTCCAACAGCAAAAGTAAGGCATCACTTAGAAGAACAAGGTATCCACAAATTAATGTATACCGTTCCAACAGGCACAGATATTTCATCATTCGCGCCAGTTGAAAAACAGCGAATTCTAGACTTGAAAAAATCACTCGGCATTGGAGAATCGGATCCAGTGATACTTTCACTTGGAAGAATTGCGCATGAAAAAAATATTGATGCGATTATTAATGCAATGCCAGAAGTACTTCAAACCAAAACAACAGCAAAATTGGTCATTGTTGGTGATGGTCCAGTGCGTAAAGACTTAGAAAAATTAGTAGAAGAAAAACAATTAGCAGACCATGTTATTTTCACTGGTGCAGTTGACTGGGAAAATATTAGTTTATATTACCAATTAGGTGATTTGTTTGTGAGTGCTTCAACGACAGAAACACAAGGCTTGACTTACGCAGAAGCAATGGCAGCTTCATTACCGGTTGTTGCCAAACGTGATGAAAGTATTGAAGGCTTTTTAAGCGACCGAGAAACTGCCTTTTTATTCGATGAAGATAGTGAACTTGCATCGCTGTTAATAAATATACTTTCGGACAAAAATACGGCAACATTGGTCGCTACGAATGGCCGTGTCAAAGTGGAATCTATTTCTGCGGATCAATTTGGAATCAACATTGAATCTACGTACAATGAAGTTCGTGAAATATACCGAGTAAAGCGCCAGAATGGGACGATTAAAGTAAAGCCCACGCTAATAAAAAGTAAAATAGCTTCACAAGTATTTTCACTATCATCTTCTACACACGTTCAAAGGAAAGAGAGGTCATCGCGGCGTGATTAA
- the fba gene encoding class II fructose-1,6-bisphosphate aldolase — MPIVNMTDMLKKALAGKYAVGQFNINNLEWTQAILKAAEAEKAPVILGVSEGAAKYMGGFKTVVKMTEGLVEDLKITVPVAIHLDHGSSFDSCKAAIDAGFSSVMIDGSHHPIDENIAMTKQVVDYAHAKGVSVEAEIGTVGGDEDGVTGGINYADPQECLRVVKEANIDALAAALGSVHGPYHGEPVLGFDEMKEISELTGAPLVLHGGSGIPEHQIKKAIELGHSKINVNTECQIVWTAAVREKLATDDKVYDPRKVIGPGVDAIIKTVSEKIQEFGSNGKA; from the coding sequence ATGCCTATCGTTAACATGACAGACATGCTGAAAAAAGCATTAGCTGGAAAATATGCTGTTGGTCAATTCAACATCAACAACCTTGAATGGACTCAAGCTATTTTGAAAGCTGCAGAAGCAGAAAAAGCACCAGTTATTTTAGGAGTTTCTGAAGGAGCTGCTAAATACATGGGAGGATTCAAAACAGTTGTAAAAATGACTGAAGGACTTGTAGAAGACCTGAAAATCACTGTACCTGTTGCGATTCACCTTGATCATGGTTCAAGCTTTGATTCTTGTAAAGCGGCTATCGATGCAGGATTTTCTTCTGTAATGATCGACGGCTCTCACCACCCAATCGACGAAAACATTGCAATGACTAAACAAGTTGTTGATTATGCGCATGCTAAAGGCGTATCTGTTGAAGCTGAAATTGGAACTGTTGGTGGAGACGAAGACGGAGTTACTGGTGGAATCAACTATGCTGATCCACAAGAATGTTTACGTGTAGTTAAAGAAGCTAACATTGATGCACTTGCTGCAGCATTAGGTTCTGTTCACGGTCCTTACCACGGCGAACCTGTTCTTGGTTTTGACGAAATGAAAGAAATCTCCGAACTTACAGGTGCTCCACTTGTACTTCACGGCGGTTCTGGAATTCCTGAACACCAAATCAAAAAAGCAATTGAACTAGGTCACAGCAAAATTAACGTTAACACTGAATGCCAAATCGTTTGGACTGCAGCTGTTCGCGAAAAATTAGCTACTGATGACAAAGTTTATGATCCACGTAAAGTAATCGGCCCTGGTGTGGACGCGATTATCAAAACTGTTTCAGAAAAAATTCAAGAGTTTGGTTCTAACGGTAAAGCGTAA
- a CDS encoding diacylglycerol kinase family lipid kinase — translation MQKRAMIIYNPAAGKNKFRKLLPDAERILNEANLEVTLVPSTPKPKSTTEIARHAAESGYDIVIAAGGDGTVNEVVNGLMQAEKRPKLGILPVGTTNDYARALNVAKDPLEALHIIATQETIRVDIGKANENEFFINNAAGGRITEITYAVKESMKSKWGRLAYLFSGLTVLPKLSPVNVEIFYNDEIFKGEILLFFVNKSNSVGGMETLCPPAELNSGMFELLILKKVSPKKLFQLFASIKKGTHLSSPDVIHARTSKVKVKSDADLNVSYDGVYGGKAPYTLEVIPEALEVFADEKRISARLRG, via the coding sequence TTGCAGAAGAGAGCGATGATTATATACAATCCTGCAGCTGGGAAAAATAAGTTTCGAAAACTACTTCCAGATGCGGAAAGAATTTTAAACGAAGCTAATTTAGAAGTAACGCTAGTCCCATCAACGCCAAAGCCGAAAAGTACAACAGAGATTGCGCGACATGCGGCTGAATCAGGGTATGATATAGTAATTGCTGCTGGAGGCGATGGAACAGTCAATGAAGTTGTCAATGGCTTAATGCAAGCTGAAAAAAGGCCGAAGTTAGGGATTTTACCAGTAGGTACAACGAATGATTATGCGAGGGCACTGAATGTTGCTAAAGATCCATTAGAAGCACTTCACATTATAGCCACCCAAGAAACTATTCGCGTAGATATTGGGAAAGCAAATGAAAATGAGTTTTTTATCAATAATGCAGCTGGGGGCAGAATCACTGAAATAACCTATGCGGTAAAAGAATCAATGAAATCCAAATGGGGCAGGCTTGCTTATCTATTTAGCGGTCTTACAGTTCTTCCGAAATTATCTCCGGTAAATGTAGAAATTTTTTATAATGATGAAATTTTCAAAGGAGAAATTCTACTGTTTTTTGTTAATAAATCCAATTCTGTCGGCGGAATGGAAACATTATGCCCTCCTGCAGAGTTAAATAGCGGGATGTTCGAACTTTTAATTTTAAAAAAGGTATCTCCAAAAAAACTATTTCAACTTTTTGCTTCAATTAAAAAAGGGACGCATTTAAGTAGTCCAGATGTGATTCATGCGCGCACGAGTAAAGTCAAAGTGAAAAGTGATGCAGATTTAAATGTAAGTTACGACGGAGTATATGGCGGAAAAGCGCCGTATACATTAGAGGTAATCCCAGAAGCATTAGAAGTATTTGCAGATGAAAAACGAATTTCAGCCCGTCTTAGAGGCTAA
- a CDS encoding GW domain-containing glycosaminoglycan-binding protein, whose protein sequence is MKKLVKSAVVFTSLAFIGVSATMITEKASAASTETVQSVDDQSIYIPQGVRDGTATEEHDGFEDGTNSVLKSVPLLRATAGYPDVNSYIKSNKFSTASIEKQLKSQFPKFNYRNGYGKPEGIVIHETANNSSTIEGEISYMSRNYNNAFVHSFVDKSRIIQIHPTENGVWGAGQYANARFIQVELVRSKTFDEFARSINNYAYYAAYLLDQYNLPVDSAHSDGKGTVWSHDAVTRYLGGTTHTDPVSYFNQWGYNFNSFVTLINEKYKAIQASKVTYDKIEYDKGVTAYARVKTAPYNAVWTRPYKTEGAKLVNQLSVYQGKNMRILREAKTPITTWYQFSIDGKTIGWVDTRALDTFYKQSMEKDANLTRYVASNKTGEAYYKVPVVDADVKWGTLGTYKSEKLTVDKQATVEGQLWYRVKAGSTFIGWTKASNLTATSPFDKIEYDKGVTAYARVKTAPGNAVWTKPYRTEGSKLVNQLSVYQGKNMRILREAKTPITTWYQFSIDGKTIGWVDTRALDTFYKQSMEKDANLTRYVASNKTGEAYYKVPVVDADVRWGTLAAYKDQKLTVDKQATVEGQLWYRVRTSTTFIGWTKASNLTTTTPYDKIEYDKGATAYARVKTAPGNAVWTKPYRTEGSKLVNQLSVYQGKNMRILREAKTVITTWYQFSIDGKTIGWVDTRALDTFYKQSMEKDTNLTRYVIANKVNEAYYKVPVVDADVRWGTLAAYKGQKLTVDKQATVEGHLWYRIRTSSTFIGWTKASNLSATK, encoded by the coding sequence TTGAAAAAATTAGTAAAATCGGCGGTTGTTTTTACGAGCCTTGCTTTTATTGGCGTATCCGCTACCATGATTACAGAGAAAGCAAGTGCAGCTTCCACAGAAACAGTACAAAGTGTAGATGATCAATCAATCTATATTCCCCAAGGAGTCAGGGACGGAACTGCTACGGAAGAACATGACGGCTTTGAAGATGGAACTAATAGCGTACTGAAGTCTGTACCATTACTTCGCGCAACAGCAGGATATCCTGACGTTAATTCCTATATAAAATCGAATAAATTTTCCACGGCTTCTATTGAAAAACAATTAAAAAGTCAATTTCCTAAATTTAATTACCGCAATGGTTACGGGAAACCAGAAGGAATCGTCATTCATGAAACAGCAAATAATTCATCCACTATTGAGGGCGAAATTAGTTACATGAGTAGAAACTACAATAATGCATTCGTTCATTCATTCGTAGATAAATCTCGTATCATTCAAATCCACCCAACTGAAAATGGTGTATGGGGAGCAGGTCAATATGCCAACGCTCGCTTTATCCAAGTGGAATTAGTTCGTTCGAAGACGTTTGATGAATTTGCACGTTCTATTAATAACTATGCTTATTACGCAGCGTATCTTTTAGATCAATATAACCTTCCAGTCGATAGTGCGCATAGTGATGGCAAAGGAACTGTTTGGTCCCACGATGCGGTTACACGTTATCTTGGTGGTACAACGCATACTGACCCTGTTTCCTATTTCAACCAATGGGGTTATAATTTCAACAGTTTTGTTACATTGATTAATGAAAAATACAAAGCAATTCAAGCTAGCAAAGTCACTTACGACAAAATCGAATATGATAAAGGCGTTACAGCCTATGCTAGAGTGAAAACGGCTCCTTACAATGCTGTTTGGACAAGACCATACAAAACGGAAGGCGCAAAACTTGTTAATCAACTGTCGGTCTACCAAGGTAAAAACATGCGAATCTTGCGCGAAGCTAAAACACCTATCACTACTTGGTATCAATTTAGCATCGACGGGAAAACAATTGGTTGGGTTGATACTCGTGCACTTGATACGTTCTACAAACAAAGCATGGAGAAAGATGCTAATTTAACTCGCTATGTTGCTTCCAACAAAACCGGTGAAGCGTATTACAAAGTTCCAGTTGTAGATGCGGATGTCAAATGGGGCACTTTAGGCACATATAAAAGCGAAAAACTAACCGTAGATAAACAAGCAACTGTGGAAGGACAACTTTGGTACCGTGTGAAAGCTGGGTCTACCTTCATTGGTTGGACAAAAGCTTCGAACTTAACAGCTACCTCTCCTTTCGATAAAATTGAATATGATAAAGGTGTCACAGCCTATGCTAGAGTGAAAACGGCGCCAGGTAATGCCGTTTGGACAAAACCTTACAGAACAGAAGGCTCGAAACTTGTTAATCAACTTTCGGTCTACCAAGGTAAAAACATGCGGATCCTGCGCGAAGCTAAAACACCTATCACTACTTGGTATCAATTTAGCATCGACGGGAAAACAATTGGTTGGGTTGATACTCGTGCACTTGATACGTTCTACAAACAAAGCATGGAGAAAGATGCTAATTTAACTCGCTATGTTGCTTCCAATAAAACAGGTGAAGCGTATTACAAAGTTCCTGTTGTGGATGCGGATGTTAGATGGGGCACTTTAGCTGCTTATAAAGATCAAAAACTAACCGTAGATAAACAAGCAACCGTGGAAGGACAGCTTTGGTACCGCGTTAGAACAAGCACTACTTTTATCGGTTGGACCAAAGCTTCGAACTTAACAACAACTACGCCATACGATAAAATTGAATATGATAAAGGTGCCACAGCCTATGCTAGAGTAAAAACAGCGCCAGGTAATGCCGTTTGGACAAAACCTTACAGAACGGAAGGCTCGAAACTTGTTAATCAACTTTCGGTCTACCAAGGTAAAAACATGCGGATCTTGCGCGAAGCCAAAACAGTAATTACTACTTGGTATCAATTTAGCATCGACGGGAAAACAATTGGTTGGGTTGATACTCGTGCACTTGATACGTTCTACAAACAAAGCATGGAGAAAGATACTAATTTAACTCGCTATGTGATTGCGAACAAAGTAAATGAAGCGTACTACAAAGTTCCTGTTGTAGATGCGGATGTTAGATGGGGCACTTTAGCTGCTTACAAAGGTCAAAAACTCACCGTGGATAAACAAGCAACGGTCGAAGGACACCTTTGGTATCGAATAAGAACAAGCTCGACCTTTATTGGTTGGACAAAAGCTTCGAACCTTAGCGCTACTAAATAA
- a CDS encoding CTP synthase — protein MTKYIFVTGGVVSSIGKGITAASLGRLLKNRGLSVTIQKFDPYINVDPGTMSPYQHGEVYVTDDGAETDLDLGHYERFIDINLNKYSNVTTGKVYSEVIKKERRGDYLGGTVQVIPHITNELKDRVFRAARMTNSDIIITEIGGTVGDIESLPFLEAIRQIKSDVGAENVLYIHTTLIPYIKAAGEMKTKPTQHSVKELRSLGIQPNIIVVRTEQPVSQEMKDKIALFCDIKASEVIESRDEETLYNVPLSLQKQKMDDIVLEHLQLEAPQAEMTDWKNLVHRVKNLSKKVRIGLVGKYVSLQDAYLSVAEALRHAGYDHDAEIEIDWIDSEKVTKENVAEIMKDVDGILVPGGFGDRAIEGKIAAIEYARVNKVPYFGICLGMQLATVEFARNVLGLEGAHSAEIEPETKHNIIDLLPEQKNIENMGGTLRLGLYPARIKQGTKAEAAYGTTLVEERHRHRYEFNNEYREQMEEAGMIVSATSPDGRLVEVVELADHPWFVACQYHPEFISRPNRPQSLFKDFVGAALNNK, from the coding sequence ATGACAAAGTATATTTTCGTTACAGGTGGCGTAGTTTCGTCAATCGGAAAAGGAATCACAGCAGCATCACTCGGACGTTTGCTGAAAAATCGTGGACTTAGTGTAACCATTCAAAAGTTTGATCCATACATCAACGTGGATCCAGGGACAATGAGCCCATACCAACACGGGGAAGTTTATGTGACAGATGATGGCGCAGAAACAGATCTAGACCTTGGTCATTACGAACGTTTTATCGATATTAACTTAAATAAATACAGCAATGTAACAACTGGTAAAGTTTACTCGGAAGTTATTAAAAAAGAACGTCGCGGGGATTACTTAGGTGGAACAGTGCAAGTTATTCCACACATTACAAACGAATTAAAGGATCGAGTTTTCCGTGCGGCGCGCATGACCAATTCAGACATTATCATCACTGAAATTGGTGGAACGGTTGGGGATATCGAATCTTTACCATTCTTAGAAGCAATTCGTCAAATTAAAAGTGATGTTGGCGCAGAGAACGTGCTTTACATCCACACAACGTTAATTCCTTACATCAAAGCAGCTGGCGAAATGAAAACTAAACCAACACAACATAGTGTCAAAGAACTTCGTAGCCTAGGAATTCAACCAAACATTATCGTTGTTCGTACAGAGCAACCAGTTTCACAAGAAATGAAAGATAAGATTGCGCTATTTTGTGATATTAAAGCTTCCGAGGTTATTGAATCTCGCGATGAAGAAACACTTTATAACGTACCACTTTCTCTACAAAAACAAAAAATGGATGATATTGTCCTAGAACACTTACAATTAGAAGCACCACAAGCTGAAATGACTGATTGGAAAAACTTAGTACACCGCGTGAAAAACCTTTCCAAAAAAGTACGCATAGGCCTAGTTGGTAAATATGTTTCCTTGCAAGATGCGTATCTTTCTGTAGCAGAAGCGCTTCGCCATGCAGGATATGATCACGATGCTGAAATCGAAATCGACTGGATTGATTCCGAGAAAGTAACAAAAGAAAATGTTGCTGAAATCATGAAAGACGTTGACGGTATCTTAGTTCCTGGTGGTTTTGGAGATCGAGCTATTGAAGGTAAAATTGCTGCTATCGAATATGCACGTGTAAATAAAGTTCCTTATTTTGGTATTTGCTTAGGTATGCAACTAGCAACAGTCGAATTTGCTCGTAACGTGCTTGGTCTTGAAGGAGCGCATTCCGCGGAAATCGAACCAGAAACAAAACATAACATCATTGATTTATTACCAGAACAAAAAAATATCGAAAACATGGGTGGAACACTTCGTCTAGGACTGTATCCAGCACGTATTAAGCAAGGCACTAAAGCCGAGGCTGCTTATGGTACGACTCTTGTTGAAGAACGTCACCGTCATCGTTATGAGTTTAATAACGAATATAGAGAACAAATGGAAGAAGCTGGTATGATAGTTTCTGCAACAAGCCCAGATGGTCGTTTAGTTGAAGTAGTTGAATTAGCTGATCATCCTTGGTTTGTCGCTTGTCAATATCACCCAGAATTCATTTCTCGTCCGAATCGTCCGCAAAGCTTGTTTAAAGATTTTGTTGGCGCTGCGCTTAATAATAAATAA